A window of Apium graveolens cultivar Ventura chromosome 8, ASM990537v1, whole genome shotgun sequence contains these coding sequences:
- the LOC141679744 gene encoding protein POLYCHOME-like — translation MDKKFELEKNRPNEKHGTSTARAKSKIEEKPRGVSIDKRLNYISKICQSLVSLSSASFLFSLSLQIRYRAPTPVLCRRNPKLKMPEARDRLSRRPDDPSALFLRQRSQSGGLQILPDEPAVSTFRWGATPLNGATTGVAGTPGRGGGVGRGTFGTPRVGNRRSRVYSGQENTPVRSGRRTPHGGGGNRSILPSWYPRKPLQDITPIVKAIERRRVRLREVEGLQLLSTLPQGQSVYSPFVPVSGAPLEHKFSMISPRPTIRIRHCPPTVGKVPKILLDITKQSDGPSDFLTPEKKLLNSIEKVEKVVTQELNRLKRTPAAKRAEREKKVRTLMSMR, via the exons ATGGAcaaaaaatttgaattggaaaAGAACCGCCCAAATGAAAAACATGGCACGAGTACCGCACGTGCAAAAAGCAAAATTGAAGAGAAGCCAAGGGGGGTGTCTATAGATAAGCGCCTAAACTACATTTCGAAAATTTGCCAATCTCTCGTCTCTCTCTCATCTGCGAGCTttcttttttctctctctctaCAAATCAGATACAGAGCCCCCACTCCGGTTCTTTGTCGCCGTAACCCTaag CTGAAGATGCCGGAAGCAAGAGACAGATTATCGAGGAGGCCTGACGATCCTAGTGCACTATTCCTTCGTCAACGAAGCCAATCCGGTGGTCTACAGATTTTACCTGATGAACCGGCTGTTAGTACATTTCGATGGGGAGCAACACCGCTAAATGGAGCAACAACCGGAGTGGCAGGGACACCTGGCCGTGGTGGTGGTGTTGGGAGGGGCACTTTCGGGACTCCTAGAGTTGGGAATAGGCGTAGCAGGGTTTATTCTGGTCAGGAGAATACTCCGGTCAGGAGTGGACGGAGAACACCTCATGGCGGTGGTGGTAACCGGAGTATATTACCTTCTTGGTACCCTAGAAAGCCTCTCCAGGACATCACCCCTATTGTCAAG GCCATTGAAAGAAGAAGAGTTCGCTTGAGAGAAGTCGAGGGCCTACAACTATTGAGTACCTTACCTCAGGGGCAAAGCGTTTATTCTCCTTTTGTACCTGTATCCGGTGCTCCTCTCGAGCATAAATTTTCTATGATCTCTCCAAGGCCAACAATAAGAATTAGGCATTGCCCGCCAACTGTTGGGAAAGTGCCAAAGATATTGCTTGATATCACTAAACAGAGTGATGGACCATCAGACTTTCTTACACCAGAGAAGAAGCTGCTGAACTCAATTGAAAAGGTTGAGAAAGTGGTGACACAAGAGTTGAACAGATTGAAGAGGACCCCCGCTGCCAAGAGGGCAGAGAGGGAGAAAAAGGTCCGCACTCTGATGTCTATGCGCTGA